A stretch of Mya arenaria isolate MELC-2E11 chromosome 14, ASM2691426v1 DNA encodes these proteins:
- the LOC128216117 gene encoding heat shock 70 kDa protein 12B-like: protein MTMHSVQLNQDNFQITTSVLLNPKGEFDSFGFEAEDSYASKAEDDKHEGWRLFRRFKMILHNNKELSRATTVEDIAGKSHQALPIFSMAIKFLHKHLLQAVANQTVGVLEKEISYVITVPAIWDDNAKEFMRTAAEEAGLDGTRVKLALESEAASIWCETLDVDTKAALAGTGTQFMVIDLGGGTADISIQEKKHDGSLKKIHHASGGPWGGIYVTPTISNSWNKFLERKQ, encoded by the exons aTGACTATGCACAGTGTTCAGTTAAATcaagataattttcaaataacaacaAGTGTGCTTCTTAATCCGAAGGGCGAGTTTGACTCTTTTGGTTTTGAAGCTGAAGACAGCTATGCGAGTAAAGCGGAAGATGACAAACACGAAGGATGGCGGTTGTTCAGGCGTTTTAAGATGATTTTGCACAACAATAAG GAGCTTTCAAGAGCCACAACTGTGGAGGACATAGCAGGCAAGTCTCATCAAGCTTTGCCAATCTTCTCCATGGCGATCAAGTTTCTACATAAACATCTCCTACAGGCAGTAGCAAACCAGACGGTGGGTGTGCTAGAAAAGGAAATTTCCTACGTCATCACGGTGCCCGCTATCTGGGATGACAATGCCAAGGAGTTCATGAGAACGGCTGCCGAAGAG GCGGGTCTAGATGGAACCCGAGTTAAGCTGGCACTCGAATCGGAAGCAGCCTCGATCTGGTGTGAAACGCTGGATGTTGACACGAAAGCGGCATTAGCCGGAACTGGCACTCAGTTTATGGTCATTGACCTCGGAG GTGGAACTGCTGATATTTCTATTCAAGAAAAGAAGCACGATGGTAGTCTGAAGAAAATCCACCATGCAAGCGGTGGGCCATG